A DNA window from Christiangramia salexigens contains the following coding sequences:
- a CDS encoding carboxymuconolactone decarboxylase family protein has product MSNNTYKLGLKPVELENANGEQKELLEKANNANGMIPNMYKNMVNLPGLQDTYDTGYNHFRKQSGFTPPEQEVVFVTLSIQNACGYCTAAHSFIADNMSKTPVEVTNAIREGKEIPDEKMKALSEFTKVMHDTRGNPSPEQAKKFLDAGYTEKHILGIILAQSVKTISNYSNHVFHTEIDEAFSGRILEDA; this is encoded by the coding sequence ATGTCTAATAATACGTACAAACTCGGGTTGAAACCTGTTGAATTGGAAAATGCAAATGGAGAACAGAAGGAACTTCTGGAAAAGGCTAATAATGCCAACGGGATGATCCCAAATATGTACAAGAATATGGTAAATCTTCCTGGACTTCAGGATACTTACGATACCGGGTATAATCATTTTAGAAAACAGAGCGGATTCACACCTCCCGAACAGGAAGTTGTATTCGTTACCCTTAGTATTCAGAATGCATGCGGTTACTGTACCGCAGCCCATAGCTTTATAGCAGACAATATGTCTAAAACTCCGGTTGAGGTCACAAATGCTATTAGAGAAGGGAAAGAGATTCCAGATGAGAAAATGAAGGCACTTTCAGAATTTACAAAGGTAATGCATGATACACGAGGAAATCCCAGCCCAGAACAGGCAAAGAAATTCTTAGACGCCGGATATACTGAAAAACATATTCTGGGAATTATCCTGGCTCAGTCTGTAAAGACGATCAGTAATTATTCTAATCATGTTTTCCATACCGAGATCGACGAAGCCTTTAGCGGAAGGATACTTGAAGATGCATAG
- a CDS encoding CusA/CzcA family heavy metal efflux RND transporter — MINRIIDFSINNKFIVGLLTCVLIAAGIWSMIKVPIDAQPDITNNQVQVITQAPNLGTQDIEQFVTYPVEIEMSNLPGVKEIRSISRFGLSVVTIVFEDDMGTYLPRQLVSEKLNTVRDEIPDGFGQPSMGPISTGLGEIFQYTLKVEEEYKDDYTPTELRTIQDWIVKRQMSMVPGVVEVNGVGGRIKQYEVAVNTEELRAIGLTISDVFNALEMNNQNTGGAYIEKNHQANFIRGEGLARNISDIKNIVIKNSQGIPITIDNIAEVKIGSAVRYGALTKNGEGETVGGMVMMLKGANSNEVVENVKNRITQIQKSLPEGVSIEPFLDRSELISKTTSTVTQNLLEGGLIVIFVLVVLLGNWRGGLIVASTIPLSLLFAFIMMNIFDVWANLMSLGAIDFGIIVDGAVIIVESTVFVISQKLRSNKPVTQKEKDEIAASSSKKMMNSAFFGQLIILIVFLPILALEGVEGKMFRPMALTFIFAMVGAMILCLTYVPMLSSVFLKESRTTKRSWGDKVVHWLQLRYEPVLNWSLGHAKILVGGALGLLLISILIFTRMGGEFIPQLDEGDIAFHIIQKPGSSLAEGVKTSTKIESLLLDEFPEIEQVVTRFGVSDVPTDPMPMDIGDSFIILKPRSEWVSAESKDELIAKIKKTLSVVPGVSYEFTQPVEMRFNELLTGVREDIAVKLYGEDLNVLAEKAKEMGSLISQVDGVGDMKVEASVGLPQITVDYDRNKLAQYGLNVNELNSLIQSAFAAGKAGVIFDGEKKFDLVVRLTESQRKDISNIKNLYVSLPSGSQIPLKEVADISYLPGPMQISRDNTQRRTYVGVNIRDRDVKSVVEDIREKLDSELQLPPGYYIRYGGAFENFERASKRLLLVVPIALLLIFIFIYFALKSFRQTTMIYMAIPLAAIGGVFALWLRGMPFSISAGVGFIVLFGVAVLNGLVLISGLNELKADGVTDLGERIRLGTKRRIRPILLTALTDVLGFLPMAVSVSAGAEVQRPLATVVIGGLITSTLLTLIILPILYKWTEENSGKMKINKSILAGAMVLFCLIIPNKFTAQESREISRQEAVKKAIEEYPLLQKKRLETERQKAEKISAWDLGNTQIFTGGEELNDEAGIYTKLGVQQQGIDIFGIGPKSKLQNEKVSLSEAALDLSKIELARQVQIEWINAYHAKRKVLLYKRLDSVYKQFQKAVDLRYEVEAISNLERLTSTNKVREINLQMKQAINDYSSALTQLNLWFANDEEYTVPNISNFEFNEPFLEEQEELRDHPVMNISEQKIKVSEAERSKAVAEFLPELNLQYGIQEVNNTSGYRSFQAGISIPLLSGETYAAVRTSKLDKEIAETELNYQKKKLESEYSIALQNYKRWEESWSYYRDEGLDLINEQIKASLLAFNEGAIPYVSLIQNLDDALQAELRALEAMKNYGIALAELEYFQNNK, encoded by the coding sequence ATGATCAACAGAATCATTGATTTTTCAATCAATAATAAATTCATTGTTGGGCTATTAACCTGCGTTTTGATAGCTGCAGGAATTTGGAGTATGATCAAAGTACCCATAGATGCTCAACCCGATATTACCAATAATCAGGTACAGGTGATCACCCAGGCACCTAATCTGGGGACACAGGATATTGAACAATTTGTTACTTATCCTGTAGAAATAGAAATGAGCAATCTTCCCGGGGTTAAGGAGATTCGCTCGATATCCCGTTTCGGACTTTCGGTGGTTACCATCGTTTTTGAAGACGATATGGGAACTTACCTGCCACGACAACTCGTAAGCGAAAAACTTAATACAGTTCGTGACGAAATTCCGGATGGTTTTGGACAGCCTTCCATGGGGCCAATTTCAACAGGGCTTGGAGAAATTTTCCAATACACCCTTAAAGTCGAGGAAGAATATAAAGACGATTATACTCCTACCGAATTAAGAACCATCCAGGATTGGATAGTAAAGCGACAAATGTCCATGGTACCCGGAGTTGTTGAGGTGAATGGTGTTGGCGGAAGGATCAAGCAATATGAAGTTGCTGTAAATACCGAAGAGTTGAGAGCCATTGGTCTTACCATCTCAGATGTATTCAATGCACTTGAAATGAACAACCAGAATACGGGTGGTGCTTATATTGAAAAGAATCATCAGGCAAACTTTATTCGCGGCGAAGGTCTGGCCAGAAATATCTCAGATATTAAGAATATCGTGATCAAGAATTCTCAAGGGATTCCCATCACCATAGATAATATCGCTGAAGTAAAAATAGGCAGCGCCGTAAGGTATGGTGCTCTGACCAAAAATGGTGAGGGCGAAACCGTGGGCGGAATGGTCATGATGCTCAAGGGCGCAAATTCCAATGAAGTAGTTGAGAACGTTAAAAACAGGATCACCCAGATCCAGAAATCACTTCCTGAAGGCGTCTCAATAGAACCATTTTTAGACAGAAGCGAACTAATTTCCAAAACCACTTCTACAGTCACCCAAAATTTACTTGAAGGGGGGCTAATCGTGATCTTTGTACTTGTAGTACTTCTGGGAAATTGGCGCGGTGGTTTGATCGTCGCCTCCACCATCCCATTGTCCCTATTGTTCGCATTTATTATGATGAACATATTCGATGTTTGGGCCAATCTTATGAGCCTGGGTGCTATCGATTTTGGGATCATCGTAGATGGAGCAGTTATAATTGTGGAAAGCACCGTATTTGTTATTTCTCAGAAACTACGATCTAATAAGCCGGTCACGCAAAAAGAGAAGGATGAGATCGCAGCTTCTTCATCTAAGAAAATGATGAATTCCGCATTTTTTGGTCAGCTAATCATCCTTATCGTTTTCCTCCCCATTTTAGCTCTGGAAGGGGTGGAAGGTAAAATGTTCAGACCCATGGCGCTTACATTTATCTTTGCCATGGTCGGGGCCATGATCCTTTGTCTAACCTATGTTCCAATGCTGTCATCGGTGTTTTTAAAAGAAAGCAGGACCACGAAAAGATCCTGGGGAGATAAGGTCGTTCACTGGTTACAACTCAGGTATGAACCTGTTCTTAATTGGTCACTTGGTCATGCAAAAATATTGGTAGGTGGAGCCCTAGGATTATTGCTTATTAGCATATTGATCTTCACCAGGATGGGTGGAGAATTCATTCCACAGCTCGATGAAGGTGACATTGCATTTCACATTATTCAAAAACCGGGAAGCTCTTTGGCTGAAGGCGTTAAAACCTCTACCAAGATCGAGTCACTTTTACTTGATGAATTTCCTGAAATAGAACAGGTAGTGACCCGTTTTGGAGTATCTGATGTTCCAACCGATCCGATGCCAATGGATATTGGAGATAGCTTTATCATTTTAAAACCAAGGTCTGAATGGGTTTCTGCTGAAAGCAAGGATGAACTTATCGCTAAGATCAAGAAGACCTTAAGTGTTGTCCCCGGCGTAAGCTATGAATTTACGCAGCCTGTTGAAATGCGTTTCAATGAATTGCTTACCGGAGTACGAGAGGATATCGCGGTGAAGCTTTATGGTGAAGACCTTAATGTACTTGCAGAAAAAGCGAAGGAAATGGGTAGCCTCATTAGTCAGGTAGATGGTGTTGGAGACATGAAGGTTGAAGCCTCCGTAGGTTTGCCGCAAATCACAGTAGATTATGATAGAAATAAACTCGCTCAATATGGTTTGAATGTAAATGAGCTGAATTCCCTGATCCAGTCGGCTTTTGCAGCCGGAAAGGCCGGAGTGATCTTTGATGGGGAGAAGAAATTTGATCTGGTAGTAAGACTAACCGAAAGTCAGCGAAAAGATATCAGCAATATTAAAAATCTATATGTTAGCCTGCCTTCCGGAAGTCAGATCCCACTTAAAGAAGTAGCCGATATAAGCTACCTGCCCGGCCCTATGCAAATTAGCCGCGATAATACACAAAGAAGAACTTATGTTGGAGTCAATATTCGGGACAGGGATGTGAAATCTGTAGTGGAAGATATTCGGGAAAAACTTGATTCTGAACTCCAGCTACCTCCGGGATATTATATACGGTATGGAGGTGCTTTCGAAAATTTTGAAAGAGCGAGTAAGCGTTTACTACTGGTAGTTCCAATCGCGCTTTTGCTGATATTCATCTTTATTTATTTCGCTCTTAAGTCATTTAGGCAAACAACTATGATCTATATGGCGATCCCTCTGGCGGCCATTGGCGGAGTATTCGCATTGTGGTTAAGAGGAATGCCTTTTAGTATTTCTGCAGGTGTTGGCTTTATCGTTCTTTTTGGAGTAGCAGTGCTTAACGGACTGGTCCTTATAAGTGGGTTAAACGAGCTTAAGGCCGACGGCGTTACCGACTTGGGAGAAAGAATACGTCTTGGGACTAAAAGACGTATACGCCCCATTCTGCTTACGGCACTTACCGATGTGCTTGGTTTTTTACCCATGGCAGTCTCAGTTTCTGCAGGTGCAGAAGTTCAAAGACCTTTAGCAACAGTCGTTATTGGAGGGCTAATTACATCCACACTGTTAACTCTCATTATTTTACCTATACTTTATAAATGGACAGAAGAAAATTCAGGAAAAATGAAGATTAATAAGTCAATCCTTGCCGGCGCAATGGTCCTATTCTGCCTTATTATTCCGAATAAATTCACTGCTCAGGAATCACGTGAAATCAGCAGGCAGGAAGCCGTGAAAAAGGCGATAGAGGAATATCCCTTATTGCAAAAAAAGAGACTGGAAACAGAGCGCCAGAAAGCTGAAAAGATCAGTGCCTGGGACCTTGGAAATACTCAGATATTCACAGGTGGTGAAGAACTGAATGATGAGGCAGGGATTTATACCAAATTAGGAGTTCAGCAACAAGGAATTGATATTTTCGGGATTGGCCCTAAATCCAAACTGCAAAATGAAAAGGTAAGCCTTAGCGAAGCGGCTTTAGATCTTTCAAAAATTGAGTTAGCCAGACAGGTTCAGATCGAATGGATCAATGCATATCACGCTAAACGTAAGGTTTTACTCTACAAAAGACTGGACTCGGTGTATAAGCAATTCCAAAAAGCTGTTGATCTAAGGTACGAGGTAGAAGCGATCTCAAATCTGGAGAGATTAACCTCCACCAATAAGGTCCGGGAGATCAATCTACAGATGAAGCAGGCTATAAACGATTATTCTTCTGCATTAACCCAACTAAACCTATGGTTTGCAAATGATGAAGAATATACAGTTCCAAATATTTCAAATTTTGAGTTTAATGAGCCCTTCCTCGAAGAACAAGAGGAACTCCGCGATCATCCTGTTATGAACATTTCTGAGCAAAAGATCAAAGTGTCTGAAGCTGAAAGATCAAAAGCTGTTGCTGAATTTCTGCCAGAACTCAATTTGCAATATGGAATTCAGGAAGTCAATAACACCTCAGGATACAGAAGTTTTCAGGCAGGTATTTCAATACCATTACTTTCCGGAGAAACCTATGCAGCAGTGCGAACCTCAAAACTGGATAAAGAAATAGCCGAAACAGAACTAAATTATCAGAAAAAGAAATTGGAGAGTGAATATTCAATAGCTCTTCAGAATTATAAGAGATGGGAAGAATCATGGAGTTATTATCGCGATGAAGGCCTGGATCTAATCAACGAACAGATCAAGGCATCGCTTCTGGCTTTCAATGAAGGCGCTATCCCTTATGTTTCATTGATCCAGAATCTGGACGATGCTCTGCAAGCCGAATTAAGGGCTCTTGAAGCAATGAAAAATTATGGGATAGCCTTAGCCGAACTAGAATATTTCCAAAACAACAAATAG
- a CDS encoding efflux RND transporter periplasmic adaptor subunit, whose amino-acid sequence MKIRSLLIIAIPLWAFISCGEKKETENGDAGTTEKEIKATITQEEVMLSQAQFDALNIEKGSLPTRVMNGYVEVNGELEVPPQNEANVTTVFGANITKILVIEGENVKKGQVLAYITHPDIVEIQSEFLKSYNDMELAEKEFERQEKLYNAGVGSGELFQRSEATFKSAKSKYNGLRSQIQLINLKPSTILNGNIQRNVPLVSPIDGAIQKVNVKTGQFVEAQTNLFEIVNTHHVHVDLMIFEKDVSKVKQGQKVKFTVESLPGTELTAEILSIGKTFEENPKALHAHAEIKNKPEDLIPGMYVRGRILINDEELTALPEDAIVRNDGKYFIFSVNKEGKDWSFKPIEVRVGTEDSGWVPIESLSPISEGTEISYNNAYYLMAEMQKGEGGHSH is encoded by the coding sequence ATGAAAATAAGATCACTATTAATAATCGCGATACCCCTTTGGGCTTTTATTTCCTGCGGAGAGAAAAAAGAGACCGAAAACGGGGATGCAGGTACAACTGAAAAAGAAATCAAAGCTACTATAACACAGGAAGAAGTTATGCTGAGTCAGGCACAATTTGATGCACTGAACATCGAAAAAGGCAGCCTTCCTACCAGAGTGATGAATGGGTATGTAGAAGTAAATGGTGAACTCGAGGTTCCGCCACAAAATGAGGCAAATGTCACCACGGTCTTTGGCGCTAATATCACCAAGATCCTGGTTATAGAAGGCGAAAATGTAAAGAAAGGACAGGTACTTGCATACATCACACATCCTGATATTGTTGAGATCCAAAGCGAGTTCCTTAAGTCCTATAACGATATGGAATTAGCAGAAAAGGAATTTGAAAGACAGGAAAAACTTTATAATGCAGGTGTGGGTTCCGGTGAATTATTCCAAAGATCTGAAGCCACATTTAAAAGCGCCAAATCAAAATATAATGGCTTAAGATCGCAAATACAACTTATTAATTTGAAGCCTTCAACTATTCTAAACGGTAATATACAGCGAAACGTGCCACTTGTGAGTCCAATAGATGGTGCAATACAGAAAGTAAATGTGAAAACGGGACAATTTGTAGAGGCTCAAACCAATCTTTTCGAAATTGTAAATACTCATCATGTTCATGTGGATCTTATGATCTTTGAAAAGGATGTTTCTAAAGTAAAACAAGGACAAAAAGTTAAGTTCACCGTGGAATCCCTTCCCGGAACAGAATTGACGGCAGAGATCTTATCTATTGGTAAAACTTTCGAAGAGAACCCTAAAGCTCTTCACGCACATGCAGAGATCAAGAATAAACCAGAAGATCTTATCCCGGGTATGTATGTGAGAGGTCGAATTCTTATAAATGATGAAGAACTCACTGCGCTACCCGAAGATGCGATTGTGCGAAATGATGGAAAATACTTTATTTTCAGTGTTAATAAAGAGGGAAAAGACTGGAGTTTTAAACCTATAGAAGTTCGAGTTGGAACAGAAGATTCAGGATGGGTACCTATCGAGTCATTAAGCCCTATTTCGGAAGGAACAGAGATAAGTTACAACAATGCATATTATCTCATGGCAGAAATGCAAAAAGGTGAAGGTGGCCATAGCCACTAA
- a CDS encoding dipeptidyl-peptidase 3 family protein: MKKIFSVALLASAMAFTACDKKESQEAEKPEVETSEDFNFKVDEFADLKILRYQIPGWENLSLKEQKLVYYLTQAGLAGRDIMWDQNYKHNLVIREALQNIYTAYQGDKSTEDWKAFETYLKRVWFSNGIHHHYSNDKLKPGFSQEYLKALLSETNTELKGEAFDVIFNDKDMKKVNLDESKGLVEGSAVNFYGEGVTAKDVEKFYANKKSADPKKPLAFGLNSKLVKENGQLKEKVYKSGGLYGDAIDQIIVWLEKAKGVAENPKQAEAIGLLIEYYRTGDLKTWDDYNVAWVKATEGNIDYINGFIEVYNDPMGYRGSYENIVQIKDFDMSKKMSVVEKNVQWFEDNSPIMDAHKKDSVVGVTYKTVIVAGEAGDASPSTPIGVNLPNSSWIRKMHGSKSVSLGNIINAYENAGGSDKLKEFAHDEEEISLSEKYGKEADKLHTALHEVVGHASGQLNEGVGETKETLKSYASTLEEGRADLVGLYYLMDPKLEELGLTDDHRKLGMAAYNDYIRNGLLTQLVRINQGDDIEEAHMRNRQWVSAWVFEKGKKDGVIEKVQKDGKTYYDIMDYDKLRELFGQLLKETQRIKSEGDYEAAKNLVENYGVKVDQEIHKEVLDRNSKFKSAPYSGFVNPVLVPEMDENGEIIAIKVTQPESFKAQMMEYAKNYSFLAKKAEVKEAEPAEVQ, encoded by the coding sequence ATGAAAAAAATATTTAGTGTAGCCTTGCTGGCTTCAGCAATGGCCTTTACTGCCTGCGATAAAAAAGAATCTCAGGAAGCAGAAAAACCTGAAGTGGAAACTTCTGAAGATTTTAATTTTAAAGTAGATGAGTTTGCAGATTTAAAGATCCTGAGGTATCAGATCCCGGGATGGGAAAATCTAAGCCTAAAAGAGCAAAAGCTGGTTTATTATTTAACTCAGGCTGGGCTTGCCGGAAGAGATATCATGTGGGATCAGAATTACAAACATAATCTTGTGATTCGTGAAGCGCTTCAAAATATTTATACAGCCTATCAGGGTGATAAGTCTACAGAGGACTGGAAAGCATTTGAAACTTACTTAAAAAGAGTTTGGTTCTCTAACGGGATTCACCACCATTATTCTAACGATAAGCTTAAACCCGGATTTTCTCAGGAATATCTGAAAGCTTTATTATCTGAAACCAATACTGAACTTAAGGGAGAAGCTTTTGATGTGATCTTTAATGATAAAGACATGAAAAAAGTAAACCTTGATGAGTCTAAAGGTCTGGTTGAAGGTTCTGCAGTGAACTTCTATGGAGAAGGGGTGACCGCCAAAGATGTGGAGAAATTCTATGCCAATAAGAAGTCGGCTGATCCTAAGAAGCCTCTTGCCTTTGGATTGAACTCCAAACTGGTTAAGGAAAATGGTCAACTAAAGGAAAAGGTTTATAAGAGTGGTGGACTTTATGGAGATGCGATAGATCAGATCATCGTTTGGCTTGAAAAAGCAAAGGGCGTAGCCGAGAACCCAAAACAGGCTGAAGCTATTGGTTTACTTATAGAATATTACAGAACAGGTGATCTTAAGACCTGGGATGATTATAACGTGGCCTGGGTAAAAGCTACTGAAGGGAATATTGATTACATCAATGGATTTATTGAAGTATATAATGACCCTATGGGCTACCGCGGTTCATATGAAAATATCGTTCAGATCAAGGATTTTGATATGTCCAAAAAGATGAGCGTAGTAGAAAAGAACGTCCAGTGGTTTGAAGATAATTCACCTATTATGGATGCTCATAAAAAGGATTCGGTTGTTGGTGTTACCTATAAAACAGTGATCGTAGCTGGAGAAGCAGGTGATGCATCACCAAGTACACCTATTGGAGTTAACCTTCCTAACTCAAGCTGGATAAGGAAAATGCATGGAAGTAAATCTGTGTCCCTTGGAAATATCATCAATGCTTATGAGAATGCCGGAGGTTCAGATAAACTGAAGGAATTCGCTCATGACGAGGAAGAGATAAGCCTGTCTGAAAAGTACGGGAAGGAAGCCGATAAACTGCATACTGCTTTACATGAGGTTGTAGGTCACGCTTCTGGTCAGTTAAATGAAGGTGTGGGTGAGACCAAGGAAACTTTAAAGAGTTATGCCTCTACCTTAGAGGAAGGCCGTGCAGATCTAGTTGGGTTGTATTACCTGATGGATCCAAAACTTGAAGAACTTGGATTAACAGATGATCACCGAAAGCTGGGAATGGCCGCTTATAATGATTATATAAGAAACGGATTGCTTACTCAGCTGGTTAGAATTAATCAGGGAGATGATATCGAAGAAGCTCACATGAGAAATCGCCAATGGGTGAGTGCATGGGTTTTTGAAAAAGGTAAGAAAGACGGAGTGATAGAGAAAGTTCAGAAGGACGGTAAGACTTACTATGATATCATGGACTACGATAAACTTCGTGAGTTATTTGGACAGCTTTTAAAGGAAACACAGAGGATCAAATCTGAAGGTGACTATGAAGCTGCTAAAAACCTTGTTGAAAATTACGGGGTAAAAGTAGATCAGGAAATCCATAAAGAGGTGCTGGATAGAAATTCTAAATTCAAATCGGCTCCTTATAGCGGATTTGTAAATCCTGTGCTTGTTCCGGAAATGGACGAGAACGGGGAGATCATTGCGATCAAGGTGACTCAACCAGAGTCTTTCAAAGCGCAAATGATGGAGTATGCAAAAAACTATAGTTTTCTTGCTAAGAAAGCTGAGGTTAAAGAAGCTGAACCTGCAGAAGTGCAATAA
- a CDS encoding DUF6660 family protein — MKLLSIILSFYLVGLTFMPCEDEVVQENESRDQLAEHSTDNGLTDTCTPFCQCHCCHAHVLTFTSPALDFSTKGISTLIADLKQHSGMEIPKSHFQPPRI, encoded by the coding sequence GTGAAACTACTAAGCATCATACTCTCATTCTATCTGGTTGGATTAACCTTCATGCCTTGTGAGGATGAAGTTGTTCAGGAAAATGAAAGTAGAGATCAATTGGCAGAGCACTCTACGGATAATGGTCTCACCGACACATGCACTCCTTTTTGCCAATGTCATTGCTGCCATGCGCATGTATTAACTTTTACGAGTCCTGCACTAGACTTTAGTACCAAAGGAATATCTACACTAATAGCAGATCTCAAACAACATTCCGGAATGGAGATCCCAAAATCCCATTTTCAACCTCCACGGATTTAA
- a CDS encoding VF530 family DNA-binding protein: MKQEQPNNPLHGVKLKDIVEELVEYCGWEELALQIDINCFKKNPSVKSSLKFLRRTPWAREKVERLYLNSNIPKKEKD; this comes from the coding sequence ATGAAACAGGAACAGCCTAATAATCCTCTTCACGGAGTAAAGTTGAAAGATATAGTTGAAGAATTAGTTGAGTATTGCGGATGGGAAGAACTGGCATTGCAGATCGACATAAATTGTTTTAAAAAAAATCCATCGGTTAAATCCAGTCTTAAATTTCTAAGAAGGACGCCCTGGGCACGTGAAAAAGTGGAACGACTCTACCTGAACTCCAATATTCCGAAGAAAGAAAAGGACTGA
- a CDS encoding dipeptidase — MNTIKDYIGEHKERFLDELKELLKIPSISADPAYKSDMLKTAEAVKERLMEAGCDLAEVCSTPGQPVVYGEKIINKDLPTVLVYGHYDVQPPDPLDLWDSPPFEPVIKETKIHPEGAIFARGACDDKGQMYMHVKALEYMTKNDELPCNVKFMIEGEEEVGSEHLDWFIKEYKDRLANDVILISDTGMIAKDVPSITTGLRGLSYVEVEVTGANRDLHSGLYGGAVANPLNVLSKMIGSLTDENNHITIPGFYDKVEQLSNEEREKMAEAPFSLDEYREKLDIDAVYGEEGYSTLERGSIRPTLDVNGMWGGYIGEGAKTVLPSKAYAKISMRLVPDQDWKEITELFKNHFESIAPKGVRVKVKPHHGGFPYVTPIDTTGYQAASKAYEATFGKTPIPQRSGGSIPIVSLFEKELESKIILMGFGLDTDAIHSPNENFGVWNYFKGIETIPWFYKYFTKLSE, encoded by the coding sequence ATGAATACAATAAAAGATTACATCGGGGAACATAAGGAGCGTTTCCTGGATGAACTTAAAGAATTGCTTAAAATACCATCCATCAGTGCCGATCCTGCTTATAAATCTGATATGCTTAAAACGGCTGAAGCTGTAAAAGAAAGACTTATGGAAGCGGGATGCGACCTAGCGGAAGTTTGTAGTACTCCTGGGCAGCCCGTGGTGTATGGAGAAAAAATAATAAATAAAGATCTTCCAACTGTATTGGTTTACGGTCATTATGATGTGCAACCGCCAGATCCACTGGACTTATGGGATTCACCTCCTTTTGAGCCGGTGATCAAAGAAACCAAGATACATCCTGAAGGAGCGATCTTTGCCAGAGGAGCCTGTGATGATAAGGGGCAGATGTATATGCATGTTAAGGCGCTGGAATATATGACCAAAAACGATGAGCTTCCCTGTAATGTGAAATTCATGATAGAAGGGGAAGAAGAGGTTGGAAGCGAGCATCTGGATTGGTTTATTAAAGAATATAAAGATCGTTTGGCCAATGATGTTATCTTGATTTCAGACACCGGAATGATCGCTAAAGATGTGCCTTCCATCACAACAGGATTGAGAGGTTTGTCTTATGTAGAAGTTGAGGTTACGGGAGCCAACAGAGACTTGCATTCAGGACTTTATGGCGGAGCAGTGGCCAATCCTTTGAATGTATTAAGCAAAATGATCGGTTCGCTTACAGATGAAAATAATCATATTACTATTCCCGGATTTTATGATAAAGTGGAGCAGCTTAGCAATGAGGAAAGAGAAAAGATGGCAGAAGCTCCTTTCAGTTTAGACGAGTATCGCGAAAAACTGGATATTGATGCTGTTTATGGAGAAGAAGGCTACTCTACTCTGGAACGTGGATCCATCCGGCCTACGCTGGATGTAAATGGAATGTGGGGTGGATATATTGGCGAAGGAGCCAAAACTGTACTTCCATCTAAAGCTTATGCTAAGATCTCTATGAGATTAGTACCCGATCAGGACTGGAAAGAGATCACCGAACTTTTTAAAAATCATTTTGAAAGCATTGCGCCAAAAGGAGTTAGGGTAAAGGTGAAGCCACATCATGGCGGATTCCCATATGTGACTCCAATTGATACAACAGGATATCAGGCAGCGAGCAAAGCCTACGAAGCGACATTCGGCAAAACTCCAATTCCGCAGCGCAGTGGAGGTAGTATTCCAATTGTATCCCTCTTCGAAAAAGAATTGGAGAGCAAGATCATTTTAATGGGCTTTGGTCTGGATACCGATGCTATTCACTCTCCTAATGAGAACTTTGGAGTCTGGAATTACTTTAAAGGAATAGAAACTATTCCGTGGTTCTATAAATATTTTACAAAGCTGAGTGAGTAG